CCGTGTTTTATTGAGGATCCAGTCCTGCTGCTTTTGAGTACGCTCTTCAGCAGGTAAGCCGGCATTATAGTAATCGGCGGCAATCCCTTCCAGCAGCAGCAGGTCTTTTAGCTCTTTGGTATGTTTGCGTGTTTTGCAATACACAATTGCCGACCCCGGCACATTTTTCAGGATCTCGGTTATTTTATGGATACGGCTGGCCACCCTGAAAACACTGTAAGATAAATTGGGCCGTTCAAAAGACTGACGGTATACCTTAAATGTGTTGATGCCTTCCGGTGAAAGTTTTTCACAGATATCTTCCTGTACTTTGGGAGTGGCTGAAGCGGTAAGCGCCATTACAGGTATACCCGGCAGCTCCTGGCGTAAGCCTGCGATGCGTAGGTAGGGAGGGCGGAAATCATATCCCCATTGAGAAATGCAGTGGGCTTCATCCACAGCAATCAGGTTGATATGTAATGCAGGAAGGTATTCTTTAAACAAATTTGTTTCCAGTCGCTCCGGGGAAACATAAAGAAATTTGCAATTACTGTACGCAGCCGTTTTCAGTATCTGGATGACCTCTTTACGCGACATACCGGTATGAATCGCAAAAGCCGTGATATTCTTTTTGCGCAGGTTCCGGACCTGGTCGTTCATAAGGGCGATCAAAGGAGAAATAACAAGGCAAAGCCCTTCTTTGTATAAACCCGGAATCTGGTAACAGAGCGATTTACCTCCGCCCGTAGGCATGAGTGCCAGCACGTCCTTTCCCTCAATGGCCGTTTGAATGATTGCTGACTGCAACGGACGAAAATGGTCATACCCAAAATACTTCTTTAAAGTTTCCCGCAACGCCTGTTCCATAGATGCTGATCTTCTGATAATCGGATACTGAGTTCCGTTCGTTTACTTTTCAAAGTTACACTGATTTTTCAAATCCGGAAGAGCCGGGAAAACCGGAATGCAGCTGTTTTTTAGGTTTTTGAACAATTAATTTAGTGTAGACCAGCAGGTGGGGTAATAACACCGCAATTTCAGGCATTTGAAGGCAGCATGCAGCAAAAAAACATGGCTTCCGCCGCTGTTTTTAACATAGATTTATAGCGGAATTGTTTTTACTAAACTGCAGATCCACACCTGTTATTTTGTTTTGACAGGAACATGTCACGATCAATAGCAGGGCCGGCTGCCTGTTTTGGGGCATTGTCGGGAGCTGCGTTACACTACTTTTTTTACCATCAGCCTGCCGCTGTTGAGGGCCAGTACCACATCGCTGAAGGCCATAATCAGCGCTCCAAACATGGGGGTGAGCAGCCCGATGGCTGCCACCGGTATGGCAACAATATTGTAAGAAAAGGCCCAGAAAAGGTTTTCCTTAATGGTTTTATAGGTGTGCTTGCCCAACCCCATTGCCAGGGGCAGGTGCTTTAAGCCATAATTCGTAAGCACCACTTGTGCGGTTTGCATGGCAATTTGTGAGGCGTCGCTCATGCTGATGCCAATGGTGGCCTTAGCCAGCGCCGGTGCATCATTAATGCCGTCGCCTACCATTGCAGTTGGGGTCTGGGTGTTTTTTTCAGCGATGATCTGCAGTTTCTCCTCGGGTGTTTTTTCGGCAATCACTTCGTCAATTCCCAACTCCGCTGCAATCTGGTCAGCCTTTGAATGCCGGTCGCCGCTCAGCAAAACGGTTTTGATGTTTTTACTGCGAAAATAACTGATAACGGTTTTTGCTTCCGGTCGCAGTTCGTCTTTCAGATCGATGGTGCCGATCAGTTGTTGGTTGCGGATGATGTATATATTATGCTGGTCTGCACCTGTTTGTCCGTCGCTGATCTCAAAAGAACCGGCCCCATATTCAATTCCTTCCTTATCGGTTGCAAACATACCCTTGCCTTTTTCTTCTCTGATCTGTTTCCAGCGAACGTCATTCCTGGTTTTCCAGTTACGGGTAATGCTTTTTGCAACGGGATGATTGGAATATTTTTCCAGCGAGTATACAATGTTTTTAAAAACTTCTTCAGAAATATTCTTATCCAAAATCTGAAAACCGGCAATGGAAAAATTTCCGGTAGTAAGGGTGCCGGTTTTGTCAAATACCACCTGGCGGATATCTTTGAAATTTTCGAGACTGGTGGCATTTCGGAACAATACCCCATTACGCGCACCGCGTCCCAGCCCAACGGCAATGGCCGCCGGTGTGGCCAGGCCCATCGCACAGGGGCATGCAATGACCAGTACGGCAATCGCCCGCATTAAAGCAGGAGTGAAATCCTGCAGGATCAACCAGTTGATAATAAATGTGAGAAAAGCAACGCCGATCACCAATGGAACAAAAACAGCACTGATCCTATCCGCCATTTGCTGCACGGGTGGTTTTTCACCCTGGGCTTCATTTACCAGGTTGATAATACCGGCCATAACCGTATCTTTTCCAACAGCTGTTACCTGTGCCTTTACCGTGCCATCCACCATAATGCTGCCACCGATCAGTGTATCCCTTGATTCCTTTTTTACAGGAACGCTTTCACCAGTAATAATGGCTTCGTTCACCTGCGCATCACCCCATAATATTTTGCAGTCTGCCGGTACCTGCTCACCGCTTTTGATAAGGATGAGGTCGCCGGTCCTTAGGGCACTGCTTTCTACCGGAAAGATATTTTCATTGTGTTCCTGGTCATAGGCAATCATATTGGCCATCACTACCTGTGTTTGGGCCAGTTTTTTTAACTGTGCCTGGGTAGATGAAACCGTATGCTCTTCCATATAATTGCCCAGGAATACAAGGGTGATCACCGTGGCGGCGGTTTCATAAAAAATATAATCGTGCTGGCCGGTAACTGTTCCATATAGGCTGTAAATAAACGCTGCCA
The sequence above is a segment of the Niabella agricola genome. Coding sequences within it:
- a CDS encoding heavy metal translocating P-type ATPase, with amino-acid sequence MEATEKIKWKVTGMDCPTCALTINKYLEKEGMENVKVNFATGDVSFELKGQKNESILSKGLSGLGYTVIDHDDAHAPAQQHTHDHDHGKPGGWLKTNMQRFWFCLPFTLVLMLHMIPALRHSWLMQPWIQFAITLPVLAAGMSYFGVSAIKSIRNRMPNMNVLVTIGALAAFIYSLYGTVTGQHDYIFYETAATVITLVFLGNYMEEHTVSSTQAQLKKLAQTQVVMANMIAYDQEHNENIFPVESSALRTGDLILIKSGEQVPADCKILWGDAQVNEAIITGESVPVKKESRDTLIGGSIMVDGTVKAQVTAVGKDTVMAGIINLVNEAQGEKPPVQQMADRISAVFVPLVIGVAFLTFIINWLILQDFTPALMRAIAVLVIACPCAMGLATPAAIAVGLGRGARNGVLFRNATSLENFKDIRQVVFDKTGTLTTGNFSIAGFQILDKNISEEVFKNIVYSLEKYSNHPVAKSITRNWKTRNDVRWKQIREEKGKGMFATDKEGIEYGAGSFEISDGQTGADQHNIYIIRNQQLIGTIDLKDELRPEAKTVISYFRSKNIKTVLLSGDRHSKADQIAAELGIDEVIAEKTPEEKLQIIAEKNTQTPTAMVGDGINDAPALAKATIGISMSDASQIAMQTAQVVLTNYGLKHLPLAMGLGKHTYKTIKENLFWAFSYNIVAIPVAAIGLLTPMFGALIMAFSDVVLALNSGRLMVKKVV